ATACTTGTCCTCCGCCCAATAGCGGGAGGAATCCGGCGTGAACACTTCATCAATCAGGATCAGCTCTCCGGCATAGAAACCGAACTCAAACTTCGTATCTGCTAAAATAATACCTTTGCGCTCACAGATCGCATGAGCCAGTGTGTAGAGCATGATGCTTTTTTCTTGAAGCTCGTAGGTCAGCTTCTCGCCGACTAGTTCGATCATCTGCTCCAGTGAAATGTCTTCATCATGACCGACATCGTTCTTTGCCGCAGGTGTGAAGATCGGGTTTTCCAGACGTTGGTTCTTGCGTAGGCCTTCCGGAAGCTTTTTACCGTTGATCTCTCCGGTTTTCTCGTACTGTCTCCAACCGTTGCCTGTGATGTATCCGCGAACGACGCACTCGATGGAGATGCGGTCCGCTTTTTTCGCTACGATAATGCGCTCCTTCAGCAGCTCTCTCGCCTCTGCATCAGGAATGATATCCTGCAGCTGTTCCACATCCGTATGCACGATGTGATTCTTCATATAACCGCTTGTGATGCCGAACCAGTACTTGCTGAGCGCGTTCAGCACATAACCTTTATCAGGAACGCCCGGCTTTAAAATATAGTCAAACGCCGAAATCCGGTCGGTGACGACGATCAAAAAGTTCTCGCCCAAATCATACAGCTCGCGAACCTTGCCTTTATGAACCAAAGGCGCCTTAACCAGATTCGTGGCCGTATCCAGAATATTGCCTGCCAAGACCAACACGTCCCTTCTATATATAGCTTCCTGCTGGGCAGGAAGATCAGTCTGTCGATAAAGTGAGGGCCATTACTACTGAGCTCTCCATTCCTCTTTATCGCAAAACTCCGTTTACCACCAGGCAAGGAGGTAATGCTCTCCGTTCCACCTTGCCGACAGAAGATTTCTCCTGCCTCTTACAGCCCCAGTCGGTCAAAAATCGTGTCCACATGCTTCAAATGCCAGCTTGGATCGAAGCAATCGGCGATCTCTTCTGCGCTTAGCACTTCTGTAATGACAGACGCGTTCTCCACGATCTCGCGGAAGGAGCGCTGCTCTTCCCAAGCCTGCATGGCTCTTGGCTGTACGGTGTCGTAGGCTTGCTCGCGGCTGAAGCCCTTGTCGATCAGCTTCG
This genomic window from Paenibacillus hexagrammi contains:
- a CDS encoding phosphoribosylaminoimidazolesuccinocarboxamide synthase, whose amino-acid sequence is MAGNILDTATNLVKAPLVHKGKVRELYDLGENFLIVVTDRISAFDYILKPGVPDKGYVLNALSKYWFGITSGYMKNHIVHTDVEQLQDIIPDAEARELLKERIIVAKKADRISIECVVRGYITGNGWRQYEKTGEINGKKLPEGLRKNQRLENPIFTPAAKNDVGHDEDISLEQMIELVGEKLTYELQEKSIMLYTLAHAICERKGIILADTKFEFGFYAGELILIDEVFTPDSSRYWAEDKYALDIEIDSMDKEPVRTYLASSGWDKNSEPDELPAEVVEEISRRYKEILHRLVD